The nucleotide sequence GCTGTACAGCAGGCCGTCCTCTTCGGAAAGGCGATTGAGATCCTGCCGGACGCGGCCGAGATCGCCGATTAGTGGATGCGAGATCTTGGCGGAGAAGTACCACGATATCAGCACGTCGCGGGGGTCACGCGTGACGAAGAAGGCCTTGTGGTGCAAGGGTTTTGGAATACTGCAGAATCCCTCGTAGTCACAGTACAGCGGGCTGGCTATAGCGCCGACAGGGAATGGTTTGTCGAAACGACGTTCGATCAGCGTTCGCTCGTCATTCCGCCCGGGAAGGCCGTCCTCATAGCGGTGGGTGTACAAGCCGCAATAGCGATATATGCGTGGATCGGAAAGGATGCCTCGCACCCATTGACTGGCGGTCTTTTGAACCGTGCAGTGAAAGACGTTCTCGTTCAGGGATTGATAGACGACGGCAACACGGCGCAACTGTGTCTTTTTGAGCCAGGTCTCCGTCCATAGCCGCAGACGCGGAACGATCGGTTCCATCAACAGGGCCCGCTGGCCAACCGCAGCCCGGGGTACTCGTGGGCTCCAGAGAACCGCGGTGTTTTCATATCGTCGAACCTTTCAGCGCGCGTTGTTCACAGAGCGAACGGGGTGGAATTTCCTTTTCGAGCGTCATCCTATTCACGATCCGCTCACGCCGTATGTTTTTGTACAGGACCACCGATTTTTCCAACGCGGGTGCGAAGGAATGCCTTGGAAGCTCAAACGATTGGACGTCTTCGCCGCCCGTCAACCGGAGGCGAGGGCGCGGTCGGCCAGCGCCCCGATCGCCGGTGCCAGCAGTCGGGAGTATTCGAGGGTCAAATGATTCGAGTCAAGGTAGACCAGCAGGTTGCCGACGACGACCGGGCAGCGGGTGGTGGCGCAGAACAGGTCGGTGAGGTCGGAGTAATGCCCGCCGCCGGCCTTCGTGGCGGCGGCCTCGGCCGTGACGCCGGGCTGGTTGACGGCGACCGACCTGCGCGGTGAACAGGCCGTCGCGTCGTCGAGGTGCCCGGACAGGCAGATCGGCACCGATGTCACCAGATTCGGCGTCGGTCCGAGCACGAGCACCTGCGCACCGGTGTTGCGCAGCTGCCGCACGAGGCGAGTCAAGCCGTCGATCCAGGCCGGCCCGTAGGACACCACCCCCGTGCCGGCGTCGTAGGTGCGTGCGATGCTCAGCACGATCAGCCGCGGGTGGTTGGCCTGCAGCCGGGCGATGCTCTGAGTACGCCATTGCGCGCATTCCGTGTACTCCCGGTGCAGGATCGGGTGGATGATCGGCACGTCCAGCAATGGACACAAGCCCATGGAAAGCATTTCCAGCCGCCAGTGCCGCCGCTCGGCGATCTGCTTGAACGCCGGGCTGAACATCACGGCGTGCGAGTCGCCCACGACGGCCACCGTCGTCGGCGAGGCGACATCGCCCGTCGCGCATGGCGGCGGCGCGGCCGCGAAAAGCTGGAACCCGTTGCTTGCGCAAATCTCGCGGCCCATGGCCTTCGTTTCGGCTGCCACGTCCGACAGGGCCGGGGTGAGGTTCGACGGGACCGCTTTCAGCTCGGCGGATCCGGCGACCGCGGTTTGCACCTGGGCGAACGCGCCCTGTACCGCCGCGTCGTAGGCGTCAATGTTGTTGTCCGCCAGGGGAGTTCCCCACGTGACGGCCGGGGTCGGAGCCGGGGAACCGCGGCCGACCGGCGGCGGCATCGACACCAGCAGCGCCACACCCACACAGACCGCGACGGCGGTGGCCACACCGCCGAGCGCGAGACTGCGGGCGGGCGACCGGCGTAGCGCCGGGCGGAAGCGCAGCGGGTTCTCGACGAAGCGCAGGGTCAGCACGGCAAGGGCGCCGGAGATGGCCGCCGTCGCCAGCCTGGCGGGCAGCCCCAGCGGGTGACCGAACAACGGCGCCGCGAGCACCAGCAGCGGCCAGTGCCACAGGTACCAGGAGTACGAGACCCGCCCGATCGCCCGCATCGGCGGCAACCCCAGGATGTGGCCGCAGCCCTGCGCGGGGATGGCGCAGCCGGCGCCCAGCACCAGCGCCGCGCCCAGCACGGGCCACAGCGCGGCGGTACCCGGATACGGCGTGCTCGGGCCCAACCAGGCACAGGCCAGCAGGATCACCCCGAGACCCGCCCAGCCCGCGATCGCGGCGAGCGGTGTGGGTAGTCGGCGCCACTGGCTCGCGGTCAAGGCCACCAGACCGCCCACGGCTAACTGCCAGGCCCGGGTCGGCATCATGAAGAACGCGATGGGGGGCCACATCTGGGTCAGCGCAAGGGATGCCGCGAACGAGAGCGCCGCGACCAAGACAAGAATGACGACGTAGGGTCGCACCGACGCTGGGGCCTGCGCGCCGCGTCGCCGCCGCACCTGCCTGACAACCCAAGCCGTCGCGATGATCATCGCCGGCCACACGAAGTAGAACTGTTCCTCGACCCCCAACGACCAGTAGTGCTGGAACGGCGAAGGGGTGGCCCCCTGGTTGAAGTAATCGGCGTTCTGCAGCACGAACCACATGTTGCCGACATACAACGCGCAGGCGATGCCGTCGTAAATCACGTCCCGCAACTGCAAGGGGGACAACAGCGCCGTCGACGCGACCAAGGTGACGACGCCGACCGCCGCGGAGGCCGGGAGGAGCCGACGGGCTCGCGCCCCGTAGAAGCTGCGCAGCCGGACGGTGCCGGTGGTGCTTGTCTCGCGCCACAACAGCCCGGTGATCAAAAAGCCCGAGATGACGAAAAACACATCCACGCCGATGAACCCGCCGCCCACCCCGGGCACCCCGGCGTGGAACAGCACGACGGCCAGCACCGCGACGGCGCGCAAGCCCTCGATGTCGGGGCGAAATCCCGATTTTGCCGAGGACCGACCCGCCACCCCTTCGGTGGTGCTGATGCTGTCGGCCTGGCGCACTGTCACCTACCCGTCAAGAGGCGCGATTTTCCGAGGAATTATCACACAGCCGTTCAACAGGCTGGCCGTTTTGCCCGTCCTGCCGTCGCCGGGGTTATCTCCGCACCGCGTTTGCGTGCGCGCGATACCACGCCACCGTTGCCTCGATGCCGGCCCGCAGCGGGATTTCGGGCCGCCATCCCGCCGACCGCAACACCGACACGTCGAGCAGCTTGCGTGGTGTTCCGTCCGGTTTGCTTGCGTCCCAACGGGTTTCGCCGGTGTAGCCCACCGCTGCGGCGACCATCTCGGCGATTTCTGCGATGGTGTGGTCGATGCCGGTGCCCACGTTGACGTGATTGGGGCCGTCGAAGTTTTCCAACAGGAATAGGCACGCGCTCGCCAGATCGTCGACATGCAGGAGCTCACGCCGTGGAGTTCCGGTGCCCCAGTTCGTCACCGTCGGCGTTCCGCTGGCTTTTGCCTCCTCGTATCGGCGGATGAGCGCGGGCACCAGATGCGAACCCTCGGCGGAAAAGTTGTCCTCCGGCCCGTACAGGTTGGTGGGCATCGCAGAGATCCACGCCAGGCCGTATTGCCGCCGGACCGCCTGGACCTGCAGGATGCCGGCGATCTTGGCGATCGCGTAGGCGTCGTTGGTCGGCTCCAGCGGGCCGGTCAGCAGCGCGCCCTCCTCGATGGGCTGGGGCGCGAATTTCGGGTAGATGCACGAGGAACCGAGGAACAGCAGGCGCGGCACCCGGGCGGCGACGGCGGCATCAAGCAGGTTGACCTGGATCCGCAGGTTTTCGGACAGGAAATCGACGGGGTAGGTGTCGTTGGCCATGATGCCGCCGACCCGCGCGGCGGCGTCGATGATGACCTGAGGCCGTGCGTCCATCACGAAATCGAATGTCGCGGCCCGGTCCGTCAGATCGAGTTCATTGTGTGACCGCACAACAAGATTGGTGAATCCCTCCGCCGCGAGCCTGCGAACCAGCGCGGACCCGGCCAGCCCTCGATGTCCGGCGACATACACCGGCGCGCCGCGGTCAAGGACGCCAAGTGACGCTTCCATCGTGTGGCTCAGCTCCAACCGGGCAGCATCGGCTTGTCGATCCACGGTGTGCCATCGCACTCGAGCGCGGCCATGTCGGCGTCGACCATGATCCGCGCGAGTTCGGCGGTGTGCACGCACGCCTTCCAACCGAGCGATTGGGCGGCCTTGGAGGCGTCGCCGATGAGTGCGTCCACCTCCGTGGGCCGTAGATAGCGCTCGTCGAATTTCACATACTTCTGCCAGTCGAGGCCGACATGGTCGAAGGCGGTCTGGGCGAACTCGCGCACGGTGTAACCACGCCCCGTCGCCAACACGTAGTCCTCGGGCTCGGGCGCCTGCAGCATCCGCCACATCCCCTCGACATACTCGGGCGCATAGCCCCAGTCGCGGACGGCGTCGAGATTGCCCATGAAAAGCTCGGACTGCACCCCCGCCTTGATGCGTGCCACGGCCCGGGTGATCTTTCGGGTCACGAAAGTCTCGCCGCGCCGCGGTGATTCGTGATTGAACAAGATTCCGTTGACCGCGAACAGGTCGTACGCCTCGCGGTAGTTGCGCGTCGCCCAATATGAGTAGACCTTCGCCGCGCCATAGGGGGAGCGCGGGTAAAACGGTGTCTGCTCGTTCTGCGGGGGCGGCGTCGCGCCGTACATCTCCGACGAGGACGCCTGATAAAAGCGGCAGCCGATCTTTGACAGCCGGACGGCTTCAAGCAGCCGGATCGATCCCATGCCGGTGGTATCACCGGTGTGCACGGGTTCGTCGAAGCTCACCCGGACGTGCGACTGCGCCGCGAGGTTGTACACCTCGTCGGGATCGATGGTGCTCAGCAGGGTGACCAAACGGGTCCCGTCGGTGAGGTCGCCGTAATGCAAAAACAACCGCGCGTCCGTTTGGTGGGGATCGACATAGAGGTGATCGATGCGCGAGGTATTGAACGTCGAGGCTCGACGGATGAGGCCGTGGACTTCGTAACCCTTGCTCAGAAGCAGTTCGGCAAGATAGGAGCCGTCCTGCCCGGTGATCCCGGCTATCAGCGCTCGCTTCACTGAATTCCCACTTCCACAGATGAATTGCTCGGTCGTATCACTCTGCCACAACGGCGAGCAAGGGCATCACGTAAACGCGTGGTCAGCTGGCGAAATGCGCCTGATTGATGTGCGCGGCCACCCGCAGAGCGTTGGCCGCGACCGTCAAACTGGGATTCAAGCCGGCGCTGGACGGAAAGAACGACGCATCCACCACGTAGAGGTTGTCGACTTCGTGCGCCCGGTTGTGCGGATCGAGCACGCTGGTCTTGGGATCGTCGCCGAAGCGGCACGTGCCGCAGACATGGCCCAGGGTGGAGTTGTTCGCGCCGGTGCGCAGTGTGAGCGTGCGAAACGGCTTCAGCACCTCTTTTATCTGGCGGATGAACATCCCGCGGCGTTCGACCTCGTTGGCGTGCAAACGATATTGCAGCCGCACCCGTTGGCGGTTGTCCGCGGCGGGATTCTCACTGGGCAGCACGCGGTTGTCCAGGTACGGCAGGTCTTCCAACATCGGGGCCAGCACCAGCCCACCGTTGAAGAAGCGATCGTAGATCGGCCGCACCGCTGGGCTGATCATGCGCAGCACCTTCGACTGCCAGCCAGGCTGATTGGTGAACATGTCCATCGATGCCAAATTCGCCATGGCGCCGGCCGACTGCAAGGTGCCGTATTTCTGCCCGTCCCAGAAATAGAAGTCGTTGAGCCCGATTTCCTTGTTTTCCGACGTGATCTGGCAGCCGGGTTCTGTCCAGAGTTCGATCCAGTCCATCAGATGACGCATCAGGTTGCGTCCCACCAGGTCGGAGCCGTTGGCCAGGCCGCGCGGCCACTGCCCGGAGCGGGAGTTGAGCAACAGCACCGGGGTGGCCAGTGCACCGGCGGCCAGCACCACCACCTTGGCTTTGAGAGCCAGCATGTCGGAGTGCCGCTGGGCGATCACCTGATGGACGTGGGTGCTGTCGGCCTCGAGGCGCAGCACCCGGCATTCGTCGAGCAGTCGGGCGCCGTGTTCGGTCACGGCGGGCAGCACGCCGTTGCGGCCGGCGTCGTTCTTACACGACCGCGCACAAAGATGGGCCTGGCAGGTGGGACATCCGTCGGTGTAATCACAGGCCATCGGCAGGTGATAGGGGTGCAGTCCGCGCCTGGTCAGGTGGTCGACCAGCGGCTGGTTATCGGCCGAAAACGGCGGCGCGGCAGGCAGATTGACGTGGGCGGCCTCCGGGCGCAGCGGATCGGGTGCGCCGCGCACCCCCAGCCGTTTTTCGGCCTCGGCGTACCACGGGCTCATCTCGTCGTACGTCACCGGCCAGGCCTCGGGCACGGTGGAATCGCCGGGGTTGCGGAAGTTTTGGCGGGGGGTGAAATCCTGGACGAAGAATCGTTCGCACACCATGCCGTACAGGGCCGAGGAGCCGCCGGTGCCGGCGCCGATGTACGGCACAAACCGCTTCGGGACGCGACCGCTGATGTCTTCGATCTCGTCGGTGCTGCGTCCGGCGCGGGCCAAGGCATCGAAGTAGGTTTCTGCCGAACGGGCCGCCAGCGGTTCGGCGAGTTCGGGAATCGCTGAGCGAATCGTTCCCGGTGTGCCGGGCAGCGTCGAGCGGCCCTTTTCGACGAACAGCACCCGCCGGCCCGCGCGGGCCAGCGAGTAGCCCAGCATCCCGCCGCCCATGCCGGTGCCCACGACGATCACGTCCCACAGCACACGTTCGGCCTCGCGCGGACTCAGATCGCCGTCAGCCAAATCGAGTTCCTCACTCTCGGTGTAGCGGATCGTGCATGACTCGGAGCTAGGAGGGCCGAACGGACTTCGATTTGGCCTTGCGCGCTTGATATGCCACATACGGCATCCGCCGCACCACGGTCCACGCCGCTTGCCGGGCTTCCTTTTGGCTCAGGGTCATCCGGATTCGGCCAAGTACTTGGAGGGCCGATAGCCCGAAGTGCTTCGGCAGCCGCTTTTTGAATTCCTTGTCCACCACCTGCTGGCCGAACCCGTCGACGTCGTTCCAGTGGGCCACGACGATGTCCATGAACCGGATCGCCAGCGCCGGATTGGAGAAGCAGCGGATGTTGAAGTCCCAGTCGGCGCACACCGGGTAGCGCAGGTTGTAGGGTCCGATGCCGGCGAAGAGCTCGCGGCGGTAAAAGATCGACTGATGGCACATGCAGGCCCCGAAGAGCAGCCGGTCAAGGTCGAACTCGCCGCCGAAGGCTGACCCGCTGGAGAGCCTGATCACCTCGCCGTAGACCAGATCGCTGGGCTGATGTGCGTCGATGAAGTCGCGCACGCGGGCCAGGGTGTCCGCCTCGTACAGGGTGTCGTCGGCGCCGAGGAAGAGCAACCACGCCCCGGTGGCCATGGTGACACCGTGGTTCATGGCGTCGTAGATCCCTTGATCGGGGCCGCTGTGGATCACCAGTCGCGCGCCGAGGGTCGAGGCGTAGCTGTTCGCGATGTCCAGCGTGTTGTCCGTCGAGGCGCCGTCGACGATCACCACCTCGAAGTCGCTGCAGCTCTGCTTGACGATGCTGTCCAGGCAAGCGTGCAGGGTCGCCGCCACGTTGAAGGTGGGGATGATGATCGAAAACATTGGTGTGGACATGGCGCGCCTCACGTTAGCAACAGCAGAAAAGTCCGCACGCCGATTCGTCAAACAACGACGCTGGCTCGAACGCTCGGGGCCCCCGCGGCCCGGGTGTTAGCATCCCGTCCGTGTCTGGACCCGCGACCCCGGTGCGGATCGGCATCTTGGGGGCCGCCCGCATCACGCCGACGGTGCTCATCAAGCCGGCGCGGGGAAACGACGAGGTTGTGGTGGCCGGGGTGGCCGCGCGCGACGTGTCGCGCGCGCGATCCTTCGCCGCCAAACACGGCATCGCCCGGGTGCACGACAGCTACCACGCGCTGCTCGACGATCCGCAGATCGACGCGATCTACATTCCGCTGCCGCCCGCGCTGCACGGCAGGTGGATGCGCGCCGCGTTGGACGCCGGCAAGCACGTGCTGTGCGAAAAGCCGTTCACCGCCAATGCCGCCGAGGCCCGCGAGATCGCCGAACTGGCGGCGAAGTCGGACCGGGTGGTGATGGAGGCCTTCCATTACCGCTATCACCCGTGTGCGGCGCGCATCGAGGAGATCATCGCCTCGGGCGAGCTGGGCACGATCGAGCGGGTGGAGGGGCACTGGTGCTTTTGGATGCCGAAGTTCTCCACCAACCGCTACAACTACGGCATGGCCGGCGGTGCGTTGATGGACCTGGGCTGTTACGCGGTCGACATGGTGCGCAGGTACGGCGGTTCCACCCCGGAAGTCGTTTCGGCGCAGGCCAAATTGCACGGCCCCGAGGTCGACCGGGTGATGACGGCCCAGTTGCGGTTTGCCGGCGGGCCCACCGGCCGGATCCACTGCTCGATGTGGTCGACGGATCCACCGCGCCTGACCGTCAAGGTGGTTGGCGACCGCGGCGAGCTGCGGCTCCATCCGCTGCTGCCGTTCCAGCGGTTCTCGGTCCGAACGGCCAAGGGAAGGCGGGTGGAAAACTTCACGTTGCGTCCCACCTATGCGTTTCAACTCGACGCTTTCGCCGCGGCCGTGCTGCGCGGTGAACCGGTGAAGACGACACCGGACGAAGCGGTCGAGAACATGACGGTCATCGACGCGATGTATCGCGCCGCCGGCCTCTCGCTCCGCGAGCCGGCGTGAGCCCCCATGGCTCAGACTGGCTCCTCGACAGCCAACACAGCCTCACCGCGGCACACCTGGCACCTCGAGTCGCTGCTGTCGCACCAGTCACAGAATCGTGCTATTGGTATGGTCCGAGCTTTCGGAATCGGACCTCAAACTTAATTTGACGCGCGTAGCGTACGGCCTAATCACTCGTTGTCTCATCGGGGGTTGGAACCCATATGTCTTCCTACGTGATCGCCACTTCGGACGCCCTGGCCTCCGCGTCCTCGGATCTGGCCGGACTCCAGGAGACGATTAGCGCGGCCTATCGCTCCGCGGCACCGTCGACGACGTCGCTGTTAGCCGCGGCCCAGGACGAGGTCTCGGCGGCGATCGCGAAGCTCTTCGGCAACTATGGCGCGGAATTTCAGGCGCTGAGCTCGGCGGTCGGCCAGTTCCACAGTTCGTTCGCGCAGGCCCTGGGGGCGAGCGGGGGCATGTATGCCGCCGCCGAGGTGGCCAACTCGGCGGCCTTCAGCCCGGGGAACATTTTGGCTCGGCTGGAGCTCATCTTGAATCCCGCCGACTGGACCTATGTCGGCACGTGGTTGTCGCCCTGGTTGAGGTTCACCGGGCGTGCGCTGCTGGGCAACGGCGCTAACGGCGCCAACGGCGCGGCCGGGACCGGCGCGAATGGTGGTAACGGGGTCAGCGGCGGGCGGCTCTGGGGCAACGGCGGCAACGGCGGCAACGGCGGGTCCGGCGCGAACGGCGTATCGGGCGTCAACGGCGGCAACGGCCAAAACGGCGGCAACGGCGGCGCCGGTGGCCTCGGCGGAAAGTTCTTCAGCCACAGCGGCAATGGCGGTCAGGGCGCCGACGGCGGCACCGGCGTTGACAACGGCAACGGCGGCAACGGCGGCAACGGCGGGATGGCCTTTGGGTCTGGGGTGGCCGGCAATGCGGGTAACGGCGGTGACGCCACCGGCAACGGTAACGGCGGTAACGGCGGTAACGGCGGTGTCTCCCAACCGCATGGCGGCAATGGCGGTAACGGCGGCGACGCCGCCGGCCTTGGTAACGGCGGTAACGGCGGCAACGGCGGCGCCGCGCTCGTCTCGAACAGTTCCAAAGCGACCAACCCCGTCGGCGGGATCGGCGGGAACGGCGGAGACGGCACCTCGGGTGGCGCCGGCGGAACCGGTGGTGCGGCCATCACACACGGAACGGGAGCGGTCACGGCCGGCGCGGGTGGTGCGGGCGGCGACGCCAGCACCGGGATCGGCGGGACCGGCGGGACCGGTGGTGAAGCCATCACGTATGGCAAGGGAGCGGCCACGGCCGGCGTGGGTGGCGTGGGTGGCGCCGCCAGCAGCGGCATCGGCGGGACCGGCGGCGCCGGCGGCGTCCTCATCGTCGATTCCAGCCACTCCGCGATCAACGCCGTCGGTGGCGCCGGCGGAGCGGGCGGCGCCGCGACCGGCGCCACCGGCACCGGGGGGCTGGGCGGCGCCGGCGGAGAGGTGATCAACAAAGGAACCGGCACCACCACCGGCGGTACCGCCGGGGCTGGCGGTTCCGGCTTCAACGGCGGCGGTGGCGGCGCCGGTGGTACTGCGGTGGGTTACGGAAGCGGAAGCGTCACCAGTGGTGCCGGCGGAGACGGAAGCGACGGCAGCGGCGGCTCCGGCGGTGCCGGCGGTGCCGGGGGTCTGGCCACCACGGCCGGAACGGGATCCGTCACGGCCGGCGCGGGCGGCAACGGCGGCGACGGCGCCAACGTTGCCGGGGGCGCCGGCGGCGCTGGTGGGGCCGGTGGCACCGCGGTTATCTATAACACTTCGTCTTCGGCAACCGCCACCGCCGGCGTGGGCGGGACCGGCGGGAACGGCGTCTTCGCTGGTGCCGGTGGGGCTGGTGGCTTGGCCACCACCGAGGGAACCGGATCCGTGGTGGCCGGCGCGGGCGGCGGGGGCGGTTCCGCCAGCGGCGCCGTCGGCGGCGCCGGTGGTGCCGGCGGCGCCGGAATCATCTACAGCAGCAACTCTTCTGGCACCGCCACCGCCGGCGTTGGTGGGACCGGCGGGAACG is from Mycobacterium conspicuum and encodes:
- a CDS encoding Gfo/Idh/MocA family protein, whose amino-acid sequence is MSGPATPVRIGILGAARITPTVLIKPARGNDEVVVAGVAARDVSRARSFAAKHGIARVHDSYHALLDDPQIDAIYIPLPPALHGRWMRAALDAGKHVLCEKPFTANAAEAREIAELAAKSDRVVMEAFHYRYHPCAARIEEIIASGELGTIERVEGHWCFWMPKFSTNRYNYGMAGGALMDLGCYAVDMVRRYGGSTPEVVSAQAKLHGPEVDRVMTAQLRFAGGPTGRIHCSMWSTDPPRLTVKVVGDRGELRLHPLLPFQRFSVRTAKGRRVENFTLRPTYAFQLDAFAAAVLRGEPVKTTPDEAVENMTVIDAMYRAAGLSLREPA
- a CDS encoding GDP-L-fucose synthase family protein, whose translation is MEASLGVLDRGAPVYVAGHRGLAGSALVRRLAAEGFTNLVVRSHNELDLTDRAATFDFVMDARPQVIIDAAARVGGIMANDTYPVDFLSENLRIQVNLLDAAVAARVPRLLFLGSSCIYPKFAPQPIEEGALLTGPLEPTNDAYAIAKIAGILQVQAVRRQYGLAWISAMPTNLYGPEDNFSAEGSHLVPALIRRYEEAKASGTPTVTNWGTGTPRRELLHVDDLASACLFLLENFDGPNHVNVGTGIDHTIAEIAEMVAAAVGYTGETRWDASKPDGTPRKLLDVSVLRSAGWRPEIPLRAGIEATVAWYRAHANAVRR
- a CDS encoding PE family protein; amino-acid sequence: MSSYVIATSDALASASSDLAGLQETISAAYRSAAPSTTSLLAAAQDEVSAAIAKLFGNYGAEFQALSSAVGQFHSSFAQALGASGGMYAAAEVANSAAFSPGNILARLELILNPADWTYVGTWLSPWLRFTGRALLGNGANGANGAAGTGANGGNGVSGGRLWGNGGNGGNGGSGANGVSGVNGGNGQNGGNGGAGGLGGKFFSHSGNGGQGADGGTGVDNGNGGNGGNGGMAFGSGVAGNAGNGGDATGNGNGGNGGNGGVSQPHGGNGGNGGDAAGLGNGGNGGNGGAALVSNSSKATNPVGGIGGNGGDGTSGGAGGTGGAAITHGTGAVTAGAGGAGGDASTGIGGTGGTGGEAITYGKGAATAGVGGVGGAASSGIGGTGGAGGVLIVDSSHSAINAVGGAGGAGGAATGATGTGGLGGAGGEVINKGTGTTTGGTAGAGGSGFNGGGGGAGGTAVGYGSGSVTSGAGGDGSDGSGGSGGAGGAGGLATTAGTGSVTAGAGGNGGDGANVAGGAGGAGGAGGTAVIYNTSSSATATAGVGGTGGNGVFAGAGGAGGLATTEGTGSVVAGAGGGGGSASGAVGGAGGAGGAGIIYSSNSSGTATAGVGGTGGNGVFGGIGGAGGLAATYGTGTVAAGAGGNGGTASNGVGGAGGAGGVGVIYSDSSSVAAVGGVGGNGGNGNFGGAGGNGGGATTYGTGTPIAGAGGAGGTAGIGIGGAGGAGGTAVINSTHSSANVVGGAGGAGGAATGAASTGGAGGVGGAASSVGSGNATGGAGGLGGNGFNGGSGGAGGSAVSAATFGNAIGGAGGAGGNGAGGPSGGAGGSGGVGGTAVISSSLNPATATGGNGGNGGNGGSGNPGGAGGAGGGATTAGTGTVAGGMGGAGGNATNGVGGAGGAGGFGVITSSVSTGDAIGGNGGIGGDGTTGGVGGAGGGVTTAGTGMVTAGSGGTGGAASMGNGGAGGVGGSISITSSFSTVSAVGGTGGAGGASSGAAGTGGTGGVGGSVTDAGTGDITGGTGGAGGKGFNGGNGGAGGGAVSNGIGNATGGDGGDGSSGSGGAGGAGGAGGGGSIQNTSSPANATGGDGGDGGAGTPVGAGGPGGLGATKGSGTATPGNPGNPG
- a CDS encoding GMC oxidoreductase, coding for MADGDLSPREAERVLWDVIVVGTGMGGGMLGYSLARAGRRVLFVEKGRSTLPGTPGTIRSAIPELAEPLAARSAETYFDALARAGRSTDEIEDISGRVPKRFVPYIGAGTGGSSALYGMVCERFFVQDFTPRQNFRNPGDSTVPEAWPVTYDEMSPWYAEAEKRLGVRGAPDPLRPEAAHVNLPAAPPFSADNQPLVDHLTRRGLHPYHLPMACDYTDGCPTCQAHLCARSCKNDAGRNGVLPAVTEHGARLLDECRVLRLEADSTHVHQVIAQRHSDMLALKAKVVVLAAGALATPVLLLNSRSGQWPRGLANGSDLVGRNLMRHLMDWIELWTEPGCQITSENKEIGLNDFYFWDGQKYGTLQSAGAMANLASMDMFTNQPGWQSKVLRMISPAVRPIYDRFFNGGLVLAPMLEDLPYLDNRVLPSENPAADNRQRVRLQYRLHANEVERRGMFIRQIKEVLKPFRTLTLRTGANNSTLGHVCGTCRFGDDPKTSVLDPHNRAHEVDNLYVVDASFFPSSAGLNPSLTVAANALRVAAHINQAHFAS
- a CDS encoding acyltransferase family protein, with amino-acid sequence MTVRQADSISTTEGVAGRSSAKSGFRPDIEGLRAVAVLAVVLFHAGVPGVGGGFIGVDVFFVISGFLITGLLWRETSTTGTVRLRSFYGARARRLLPASAAVGVVTLVASTALLSPLQLRDVIYDGIACALYVGNMWFVLQNADYFNQGATPSPFQHYWSLGVEEQFYFVWPAMIIATAWVVRQVRRRRGAQAPASVRPYVVILVLVAALSFAASLALTQMWPPIAFFMMPTRAWQLAVGGLVALTASQWRRLPTPLAAIAGWAGLGVILLACAWLGPSTPYPGTAALWPVLGAALVLGAGCAIPAQGCGHILGLPPMRAIGRVSYSWYLWHWPLLVLAAPLFGHPLGLPARLATAAISGALAVLTLRFVENPLRFRPALRRSPARSLALGGVATAVAVCVGVALLVSMPPPVGRGSPAPTPAVTWGTPLADNNIDAYDAAVQGAFAQVQTAVAGSAELKAVPSNLTPALSDVAAETKAMGREICASNGFQLFAAAPPPCATGDVASPTTVAVVGDSHAVMFSPAFKQIAERRHWRLEMLSMGLCPLLDVPIIHPILHREYTECAQWRTQSIARLQANHPRLIVLSIARTYDAGTGVVSYGPAWIDGLTRLVRQLRNTGAQVLVLGPTPNLVTSVPICLSGHLDDATACSPRRSVAVNQPGVTAEAAATKAGGGHYSDLTDLFCATTRCPVVVGNLLVYLDSNHLTLEYSRLLAPAIGALADRALASG
- the gmd gene encoding GDP-mannose 4,6-dehydratase, with product MKRALIAGITGQDGSYLAELLLSKGYEVHGLIRRASTFNTSRIDHLYVDPHQTDARLFLHYGDLTDGTRLVTLLSTIDPDEVYNLAAQSHVRVSFDEPVHTGDTTGMGSIRLLEAVRLSKIGCRFYQASSSEMYGATPPPQNEQTPFYPRSPYGAAKVYSYWATRNYREAYDLFAVNGILFNHESPRRGETFVTRKITRAVARIKAGVQSELFMGNLDAVRDWGYAPEYVEGMWRMLQAPEPEDYVLATGRGYTVREFAQTAFDHVGLDWQKYVKFDERYLRPTEVDALIGDASKAAQSLGWKACVHTAELARIMVDADMAALECDGTPWIDKPMLPGWS
- a CDS encoding sulfotransferase domain-containing protein, whose product is MEPIVPRLRLWTETWLKKTQLRRVAVVYQSLNENVFHCTVQKTASQWVRGILSDPRIYRYCGLYTHRYEDGLPGRNDERTLIERRFDKPFPVGAIASPLYCDYEGFCSIPKPLHHKAFFVTRDPRDVLISWYFSAKISHPLIGDLGRVRQDLNRLSEEDGLLYSLEYLNEVGLFPAQRSWADADAKDETVLMLRYEDLIGSESEAHFKRLFQHCDVRVPDEELRGVLQCHGFEQTSGRRPGQEDQSAHLRKGVAGDWQNHFNSKISARFEDIAGDLLGVWNYR
- a CDS encoding glycosyltransferase family 2 protein, which gives rise to MSTPMFSIIIPTFNVAATLHACLDSIVKQSCSDFEVVIVDGASTDNTLDIANSYASTLGARLVIHSGPDQGIYDAMNHGVTMATGAWLLFLGADDTLYEADTLARVRDFIDAHQPSDLVYGEVIRLSSGSAFGGEFDLDRLLFGACMCHQSIFYRRELFAGIGPYNLRYPVCADWDFNIRCFSNPALAIRFMDIVVAHWNDVDGFGQQVVDKEFKKRLPKHFGLSALQVLGRIRMTLSQKEARQAAWTVVRRMPYVAYQARKAKSKSVRPS